Within Spinacia oleracea cultivar Varoflay chromosome 4, BTI_SOV_V1, whole genome shotgun sequence, the genomic segment ccgtcctttaatacttgacatgtttctaaaaatggaaatattctaacaatattatattatttctcacttcacccgtattaacccacctaccccctactccatacaaaaaataattaaaaattcaacccctactctcccccaaccccactccttcacacatttcccactaactacattaaaataatactccactatcaattactacctattaaattaaataagtcaattcaagtcccttaaactctgtgtcggtcaaaccgggtcgagtattccgggacggagggagtaattttaaCATGGTAGTCATTTTCTTCTCGGTATTTTGGCGATCTAGCTAGCTTAGCATTAGTTATAAGggaaaattactttaaataattcaaatttttgacgattttccattaataatccaacctatgAATTATTAtcaaataatccaacatttataCCCCGTTAACTTTTATTAGACTCAAATGACCGAAAACCGAAAAAGAAGGTCAGCATTCTTTAagtccacccccccccccccccccccacctccTTCCTCCTAACTCCTCTACCTCCATAGCCTCTTTCTGATATCTCCTCTTCTCCTCTCCCAGCTACCGCCATAATGTCAGCCCACCAGAAAATCGCCCCCAGCTAAGAAATCCTACGCGCGCCTCCCTAAAACACCAACCCACCCTCAAAAATCGGCCTCTCTCCACCGTCTTCATCTTCATATGCAACCACCACCAACACCCTATTTAATTCCATTCATGGACACCCCAACTCCAACTCCAACCAATCTCCCATCAAAACCGACCAAGAACACCGTCTCTGCCACCACAACAAGCAGGAGAAGGCGGAGAGAGAAAACCGCAACTCCTCACACCCAAACTACCACAGGCATCGCATTCATACCTATCAAACTCGCCGCTATCAGCAAACCTAGCCGCACAACACTTTTAACACCCTGACTCGTTGGAATGTCGTACCCGaataagaaatttcagaatttttgAGTAAATTTGGAAATTATTCAGATAAccattttgaaatttcggcatGAATTACAGTAACTAGTGTTTAAtatcaaacaaattaaaattactCACAATTTAGCTTATGGAATCAAAGGTTTTACAtctaaacaaaaaagaaattggGGCTTGTGGTGTTTTTGGTGTAGGTGGTGACTGAAGATGGTCGTAGTGGAGCTAGGAGGTGTTGTGGGGTGTGTTGAAGGGGGAGGAGAAAGAAAGGGATGGCGGTGTTGGAGTTGTTATCATCGATGGCGGTGGTGTTTGATTTGTTGTCATCGATGTTAACGGGGAAAGAAGGAAACGAAAAAAACCCAGAATGAAcacaaaaggaaaaagaaaagaaaaaaaaattatacattaaaagtaaaaataaattatgatgAATAGTTGAAATGCACATGTACAGGTTACCTGTTATACATTGGGTTGGTGACCGGTTaggtgcaataaaagttaatgggtTGCAGatgttggattattaaataataatccaaatgttggattattaacggaTTGTCGTcgaaatgttggattatttaaagtaatttttcctagtTATAATTGGGTTAAAGGTTCGTTTggagttaattatatatttatggaAAGAGATGAGGCTGAAATTAGTTGGGCTTCATTCTGTATTTTTATCCAATgtcaaaagaaacaaacaaaaaattagTTGGGGTGAACTAGGAAAGTCGCACTTAACTACTCCGTACTTAAGAGTTAAGACGGAGACATAATGACAATTCAattcttttgaaaaaaaatgtgCATGTTAAGTAGAACGATTTCCCTAAATATTgttaaaagcaaaataaatttcctaTTTTCATCAGTTTGAGAACTAATTCTCATAATATTGTCCATGTAGGAGCGGGTACTAACTTCGGTTTCTTTTTAAATCTATGAATAATAGAACAACTATCTCTCTAGCGGTTTTAATAGTTGAGCCGCTAACAGTAATAGCGGTTCTTCCACTCTTCTATTTCCCTTACTACGATGACGTGTGGCGTTGGCCCGATTGCTAATATGCCCCGTGTTGTGACAACGTAAGGTGTTCAATGGGAGTTTCAATGTGTAAGAGAGATCAAAGATGATTGTGCACACATAATATTTGATAAAAAGATGATGGGCCTAGATTAAATAAACACTGCATTTAtttctccttctctctcctcaatttaataaaaaaattaaaaattaaaaataaatttggtaGGGGAAAGAAGTAGAAGCGTTATTCTCATTAGCGGTTATACTATTAAAACCGCTAATGGTGATAACGGTTCTACTgtttaaaaataacaaaaacagaACTATTATCCGATCCTATGTGGAGAGTATCGtggtaattagttttaaaagcGATGTAAATTgagaatttatttttcttttaacaaTTTCTATGGAAATCGTTCTATTTTGAAAAATCTACTTGTTTCACAATATAAATTTTGCCTACTAAGTATTGTACCTCTCATCCCTGAAATTACAATGGAATCCCAACTTTACTTTCACATTAAATACATCTGATTCCACAAGTTTTATCTTTATCGTTCAACCTAATCCAACCCAATTCTAAATAAACCGCTTTTAATATATGGGCAAAACAATAAAGGACcaccaaaaatagtaaaaaaagaagtactccctccgtcccttaatactcgacccgttttgactttttgcactattcacataattcactttgaccctattttatttatagtgtaTGAAAAcgaatgttagtatataatatattgttggcttcatcttaatatatattttcaaaatattaatatttttataagtttttataatatgtacttAAAGAAATTAGTGATCAAAGTTATGCATTAACAAACGTGTCCGAtcaaaacagatcaagtattaagggacagagggagtactacaCGTCTACTCCAAAGTCTCAACTAGAAGCAAAAATGGCCAACCTTAGTAGTGAAATCACGTGGattccaaatccaaatccaaatccaaatccaaatccaaactcactatttccatttccattctcCACTTCACCCTTTCCTCTTTCCTCTTTCCTCTTCCATTCCTCCTTACAATGTCCACCACAATCCACCACCTTCCCGACGCTCTCCTCACCAACATCCTCGCCCTCCTCTCCGACGTCCGCAGCCGCAACTCCGCCTCCCTCGTCACCCACAAATGGCGCTCCCTTGAGCGCCTCACCCGCACACACCTTACTCTCCGCGGCAACATCCGCGACCTTCTCTACCACCTCCCCACTTGCTTCACCTCCGTCACCCACCTCGACCTCTCACTCCTTTCTCCTTGGGGGCTCTCCCTCGCTTCCCCTATTGCTGATGATGCGCTCATACTCAACGACGACCCTGCTTTCCTTCTTGCTCATCGCCTTCGTATCGCTTTTCCTCTTGTTTATTCTCTTACTCTCTATTCTCGCTCCCCCTCtactctctctcttctctccccTTTTTTCCCTTCTTTGTCGATTATCAAGCTTGTGCGATGGCATCAGAGGCCTAATCATACTCCTCTCGGGTCTGATTTTTTTGCTCTTTTTCAGAATTGTGGCCTTCTTAAGTCGATTGATTTATCTTGCTTTTATTACTGGACTGAGGATCTTACTCCCGCGCTTGATGCTCATCCGAACATCGGGAGgaatttgattgaattgaatcTCTTGAATTTCTCGCTGTCCGAAGGGTTTAAGTCCCAAGAGGTTATTGAGATTACTAAGGCTTGCCCTAATTTGAGGGATTTTAGGGTTGGGTGTGTTTTTGACCCTAGGTATATTGGGTTTATTGGGGACGATGCGATTTCAGCGATTCCGTTGAATTGTCCGGGGTTAAAGGTTCTTCACCTTGTTGATATTGCGCAGGGTGATCGGGATATTGATGAGGATGGTTTTAGTAGTGAGGATGCTGGGTTAAGTCTGCAGAGTCTTGTGGGGTTTTTCTCCGGGTTGAGATTGATTGAGGAATTGGTATTGGATGTTTGGCGAAATGTGAGAGGGAGTTGGGCTTGTTTGGAAGCTTTGGCTTCGAGATGCCCGAATTTGAGGTCGCTAGAGTTGGGATGTTTCCATGGAATTTGTAAGGCAATTGAGTCTCACTTGGATGGGATTGCCCTGTGTCAGGGGCTGGAGTCGTTATCGATCAAGAACTCAGCTGATTTGACGGATTTTGGATTGATTGCCATTGGGAGGGGATGCTCCAAGCTTGCTAGGTTTGAGGTGCACGGATGTAGGAGGATCACAATGAGGGGACTAAGGACGATGGTGTGCTTGCTTAGTAAGACACTAGTTGAAGTAAAGATCTCGTCTTGCAAGTATCTTGATGCCCCTGCTTCGTTAAAGACAGTGGAGCCAATAAGGGATAGGATTAAGAGCCTTCAcattgattgtgtttgggatggTGAGAAGCCTGAGTacaaagatgatgatgatgatgatgatgatgatggaatTGAGGAAGAAAGTAGGGTCAACAAGAGATGTAGGTTTTCACAAGGTAACACAAGCAATGGATATCCGTTCAAGACATGGGAACGACTTGAATTTCTGTCACTTTGTATCGGTGTTGGAGAGCTCTTGACACCATTACCTGATGCAGGGCTTGATGATTGCCCGAATTTAAGAGAGATTCATATAAAGGTTGACGGAGATTGTCGAGAAAGACTGAAACCATCACAGGGAACTTTTGGGATAAGCTCACTGTGTAGATATCCTATGTTATCTAAGATGAAGCTTGATTGTGGGGATACAATCGGCTATGCATTGACTGCCCCATCAGGGCACATGGACCTTAGCCTGTGGGAGAGATGGTTCTTGAATGGAATTAAAAGTTTGATGCTGAATGAGCTTGATTATTGGCCTCCACAAGATAGGGAAGTTAATCAAAGGAGTCTATCACTTCCTGCTGCTGGACTTCTACAACAATGCGATACATTAAGGAAACTCTTCATTCATGGAACTACTCATGAACATTTCATGATGTTTCTCTTAAGGATTCCGAACCTAAGAGATGTTCAGCTGAGAGGAGATTACTACCCTGCTCCTGAGAATGATATGAGCACCGAAATGAGGGTAGACTCATGCTGTCGATTCGAGAACAGGCTCAATGCACGTCAAATTCCTGATTGAGTCAGTTCTCAGTTGCCTTTCCATTTTTCAATAAATTATATGGTTTGTTTGTGTATGCTAGTAATTGTCATTGCACTGTAATCTGTAAATGGCTGATATGTAATTCTTCAAATTTTACTGTAGTTCGCTTTGCAACTCAAACTATGAAAactctttcttctttttccaTTTCATTTCAAAATTTGAAATATCATCCATCTACTGACTTAGTTTACAACAACGGGAGCCGGAAACATGATAACAATGGTAAACAACTCTAGTCCTCTACTAACATTCTCTCGCTATACAATAACATGAATTAGCAAAGTGCATATTCGCAATCAAGCAAGCGGGAAAGTATCTCCTTGCAGTTTGGCCGTTCATGTGGCTCTGCCCAGCAATCTGCAATTAAAATCAGGCAATGAGCTCCAAAGTCCCAACAAAACAACCCTTATGAAGCCAAAAAGTAAATCAACCCTTCAAAGGTTAGGTTATGTTAGGTTAGGTTAGGTTTGGAGTAGGGGTTACAAGGTTTAAGGTTTCAAAATTTCGTACAAGGCGAGTCCAGTAAGAAGGCTGACTCAACTACACGTCCCAGCTATGGTGAGTATTctgtttggactagaaaatgcAAATCATTTGGTCATATCTAAGAGCACAAGGTTACATAGACAGATAGCATACATAAagtattccttttttttttttttatcaaagttCCATGGTCTAGGAACTTCTGCCTTTTCCCCAAAATACAGTGAACAAGGAATAGAGAACAAGCATCACACTCAGAATTTAACCAACTCAACACTTGTCCTATATGTCAACCAAACTGATAGCTGGAAAATATTTGACAGAAAATGAACTATAATAGCCTACAACTCACATGTAACTTTATGTAACTAGTTGGCCAGTCAATGAAAGATGTAACTATAGTCAAAAGAGTACCTGCAATAAGCCGTCCAAGAGGTCCTTCAGGAATTTCTAAACGTGAACCCTCGTTTGCAACAGTATAAACAACCTACAAAACAGTGTCTGGTTCAGAATCCAACCAAAAACTATACCCACTTCAGGTTTAACAAGCAACTTAGCGAGGAAAATACCCTTTCTGGTGGTACACCTTCCCATGGCCTGCTCAGGGTGCAGAGCTCCCACATAATGACACCGAGGCTAAATATATCACACTTTTCTGTGAAGGGTTCATTTCGAATGAGTTCAGGAGCCATCCATTCAGGAGTTCCAGCAGAAGAAGAGTCTCCATTGGGCGAGTCTGTCACTATCCTTGACAAACCAAAATCACAAATCTTCACTGTCCAATGCTTGTTCACGAGACAGTTAGCGCTCTTAAGATCACGGTGAACAATCTTCGTTCGGTGTATGCACATCAACCCTCTTTAAGAGGCACATGGAAACTACAGTTAGTTTACATTCATAAGATTCAACAACATTAAATAGACGAACGTGGTCCACCCCAAGACAAAAGGTGAACATAACCATTGCATTGCATCATTTTCTGATTTGAATACAATTTTAGccaaatgtaaatattaatgTCAGAAAAGCACGACTTTTGTTTCAGCTATCAGAGTCATCCGACACTAGATGGGCATGACCAGTGATGAATAAATAACCTACTCTGTACTAATTTTTTCTCTGAATAACACAATGTACATGGAACACTGAGAAATATTATCATAGTTATACATACCCCATATAAGTATGGATCACTCAGTTTAATCATATATACTGTATTTTGTCTGGATATTGGTAACACCGTAACATCTTCCAattgaaattcaattcaaaccCTTATCAAACTATCCTGTGTCTGAGAAATTTGGTTTTATCCTCATGGTACACACAAGTAACAGTCACAGACTTAATATGAAGTAAAATACAGCGTCGGAGGAGTAATAGAAAAAtcgagcaaacctgcatatatcACGTAGCATTTTCAATCTCTTCCTCCAGGTAAGCTTCTTCTTCTGACCACTCAAGTGGATCAAATAATACAAAGATCCCATTTCCATGTATTCTGTGACCATTGATAAGCGTGGTGGTTTTGTGCAAGCACCAAGGAACAAAATAACTGCAGGAAATGCCAGCACTAGTATATTAGCATATCGCAAAATAACCAACCATGAAGCTCATAGCCAGTGTTCGGTAATTGATTATCATGCGAAGATTTTAACATGGCACTATAAGCTTCCCAGATGAGTATTTAAAATCCCAATTTAAATGTTGCCACATTCTCCGGATCACTCCCTTTTATCTCAGATTGTTTTTAGTAGAATTGAATGATTCTGTATCTTTCCCATGTCTTATTGAGAAAGAGGAGGTAGAGACTAGAGAGAGTAGGGCCATGTTTAGCAAAATGATAAACCAGAAGCAGAAAATTTGCAATTGTAGCAGGATTAGAAGGTTACCATTTGGGTGTCGAAGGCGGCTGGAGGCATCACAAGGAAATCGGTGTTAGATTTCACACATAACGGATCATGAATGGAGGGGAAAATGTTAACAGTTATACCTTAGAATGGCTATTTCATTGCAGAAGTCCTCCATGTTTTCAGAAGTCAAATCCTGCTCCAGAAACACTTTGATGGCAACATCAGTCCCATTCCAGATTCCTCGAAAAACCTCCCCAAAGAATCCTAGCAATTGAAGAAAGATACCACAGTTAACAAAAATAGAGATtataattttacaaaatattgTAACAAAAAGATAcgtccatttccgatggagccaaagatttaTTTGATCTTTTGattgtgggatgtaatggaataaatcaaaatagctcttaaaacctcttcgcttcctttccatgaagtagaagatggtcttcccgttgtcgtcccgttatcgcttttgggtcaattggaaacaccctctctgcaattgcaggggtaaggttgcgtacacccgacccgcccttaccccgcttcttgcgggagcctctttgaggcaatggggtaatgataatgataatgatgattgtAGCAAAAAGATATTTTAGAAGTACTcccttcatccaaaatcaaaagtcACCTTTTCTTAATATTTATGGTTTATGATTATTATTCCTACTTTTCCTCTACTTTAAATGATGCGGAATAGATAGAAATGGCACCAGTATTATAAAGGGTAATTTAAGCAAAGCCAAGTCATATCCCTCATTATGAAGGATAAGGGCACTAATAAAACTACTTCCAGATGGAGGTACATATTTAAATGCACGCACTAGTTTCATCCATATAATTTGATGGATACAATGTATCAACTCATAAATTCACATTGGGCATATAGCCATATTGGTGACGGATCATGTAAAAAATATCCAGATCTTGCTTGGGATCTAAAAAGATATAAGGATATCTAAATAAATACcaagtataaattaatcatattTGGTTTTGAAACTCACTTCAGATCAACAGCCATCTGTAGCAAATAAACATCAAAATCATTTAATCGTGGTCAAATTTTGCCAGAAAGATTTGTCAAGCAGCTTGGTTTAATAGATCAAAAGATCTTCTTCCCAGCAATATATTTCGATTTGTTTACATATTCTATTTTAGCCAAAAGGCACCAGTATAAAGAACTTTAGCTAAAGAACAAATGGGCTAAATAGACTACTTACAATCATAAACCAAGAACAAACCAAACCCAAATTTGACGTTTGATTCAACAATATCCATTTTATTATGAACCAGCCAGTTCGTCGCATCATTCATTaacattaccccattgcctcaaagaggctcccgcaagaagcggggtaaggggggtcgcGTGCACGCAACCTTACCCCCTGCAATTGcggagaggttgtttccaattgacacaaaagcgataacgggaagACAACGGgaagaccatcttctacttcatggaaaggaagcgaagaggttttaagagccattttgatttagtcaattacatccaaaagaacaaatgaatctttggctccatcggaaataaaaaatataaagttCGCTCTTTATATTATCAGTTCGTCGCagcatcaaaataaaaaaatatagaagCAAGGAAATCCCCACTCCAGGTGAATATGGTGTCTAATACAGTGCTTATTGCACGAAGCATGCTCCAGGCCACCAAGGATGGATTTACCCTGATCCTTTTCTTTTCCACTTGGACAGCTAATTTCGGCCTGTGTATCTCTAGTTCTCTACATATATTCCTTTAGCACATCTATTATACATTTCTATCCATGTGTTCAATTTATCATATTCTGTCTTATATTACCTAGATTGATTAATCAATGTTTCCCCTCACCA encodes:
- the LOC110782672 gene encoding F-box/LRR-repeat MAX2 homolog A, whose product is MSTTIHHLPDALLTNILALLSDVRSRNSASLVTHKWRSLERLTRTHLTLRGNIRDLLYHLPTCFTSVTHLDLSLLSPWGLSLASPIADDALILNDDPAFLLAHRLRIAFPLVYSLTLYSRSPSTLSLLSPFFPSLSIIKLVRWHQRPNHTPLGSDFFALFQNCGLLKSIDLSCFYYWTEDLTPALDAHPNIGRNLIELNLLNFSLSEGFKSQEVIEITKACPNLRDFRVGCVFDPRYIGFIGDDAISAIPLNCPGLKVLHLVDIAQGDRDIDEDGFSSEDAGLSLQSLVGFFSGLRLIEELVLDVWRNVRGSWACLEALASRCPNLRSLELGCFHGICKAIESHLDGIALCQGLESLSIKNSADLTDFGLIAIGRGCSKLARFEVHGCRRITMRGLRTMVCLLSKTLVEVKISSCKYLDAPASLKTVEPIRDRIKSLHIDCVWDGEKPEYKDDDDDDDDDGIEEESRVNKRCRFSQGNTSNGYPFKTWERLEFLSLCIGVGELLTPLPDAGLDDCPNLREIHIKVDGDCRERLKPSQGTFGISSLCRYPMLSKMKLDCGDTIGYALTAPSGHMDLSLWERWFLNGIKSLMLNELDYWPPQDREVNQRSLSLPAAGLLQQCDTLRKLFIHGTTHEHFMMFLLRIPNLRDVQLRGDYYPAPENDMSTEMRVDSCCRFENRLNARQIPD